Proteins encoded in a region of the Acidobacteriota bacterium genome:
- a CDS encoding helix-turn-helix transcriptional regulator has product MPVDNKNHLSFLPLTPFAFQVLLALADGARHGYAIIKEVEERSGGAVRLRTGTLYTLLQRLMEQELIAEPGQARGQVSTPGPQDPGTPISDLRTPISGTAGGADGPAARADSRRRYYQLTTLGDAVLRAEAQRLEGLIGDARRKHVLSDAGGV; this is encoded by the coding sequence ATGCCCGTCGACAACAAGAACCACCTTTCTTTTCTACCACTTACACCGTTCGCCTTCCAGGTATTGCTCGCTTTGGCAGATGGCGCCAGGCACGGCTACGCCATCATCAAAGAGGTCGAAGAGCGGTCAGGGGGAGCGGTCAGGCTCCGGACGGGAACGCTGTACACACTTTTGCAACGGCTGATGGAGCAGGAACTCATCGCCGAACCGGGCCAGGCCAGGGGGCAGGTATCGACCCCAGGACCCCAGGACCCTGGGACTCCGATCAGCGACCTCCGGACCCCGATCAGCGGCACCGCCGGCGGCGCCGACGGCCCCGCCGCCCGCGCCGACTCCCGCCGCCGTTACTACCAGCTGACCACCCTGGGCGACGCGGTGCTCCGCGCCGAGGCCCAACGGCTGGAAGGGCTCATCGGCGACGCTCGGCGCAAACACGTTCTCAGCGACGCGGGCGGAGTGTAA
- a CDS encoding helix-turn-helix transcriptional regulator, with translation MTPQVFQILLSLADGPLHGYAVIAEIRERTGGEMRLTASTLYDALARLVDQKLIEQAPAVPDAAPGDARRRYYQLTAAGRTAAEQESARLARLLQMAREKRFLA, from the coding sequence GTGACACCCCAGGTCTTCCAGATTTTGCTATCCCTCGCCGACGGCCCTCTGCATGGCTACGCCGTCATCGCCGAGATTCGAGAGCGCACCGGCGGTGAGATGCGGCTCACCGCGAGCACCTTGTATGACGCCCTAGCCCGGCTGGTGGACCAGAAACTGATCGAGCAAGCACCGGCCGTTCCGGACGCGGCGCCCGGAGACGCGCGACGCCGCTACTACCAGCTCACGGCAGCCGGCCGCACGGCGGCCGAGCAGGAGTCTGCGCGTCTGGCCCGGCTTCTTCAAATGGCAAGAGAGAAACGGTTCCTCGCGTAA
- a CDS encoding ABC transporter permease, translating to MYRLLLLLLPPQRRAMYGAEMNDVFVTLCAHARQERGWVGVIATWMKEALGMTKFAWRERGGGSPDVRLHETRGPRPFNHDEWRWAWRGVRARGWRTVFVVLLFGLALGANAVVFAAADAFVFRTLPYDRPDGLVVMQRSSRGLLGVSDYTYRDAIFEWRKHTDLFAGVHAHDRGASAYLTADGSTEVVRAQRVTPGMFELLGVLPAIGRPFLPADAVKGAPPVVVISDALARRLFGGADLAVGQTFFTGTDTPEVIGVMAPAFRFPTAAEQIWRPLDLETQPYNSGVAHIARLAPGVTLDEAAAAVTNRLPAVAAVVPEDSRRLLNRAIRDKELSLNSLAGFRRQADVSLIFSVLVGAAVSLLLIACANVVSLELASASSRLRTLSVQSALGATRASLVRVCLLEGGLLMVLSAATATGIALWGTGVLSDQLTVSMREALANPVDVDLRALALMVGLAAMAWVMTVTPTLVRVSSLSVVSGLRHDPRTMPVSRAGARTRQWLMTSQVALTVLLLVGALLYIRTYEARVGLDKGLDASAVATLQVYQAPDGKREPAELEAELLARLRGLPGVLAVARTWNLPPSTQSGASGPIRINGDVVDTGNKWTMVSHYSVDPDYFRVMSITLLSGQFFDATSRPEHVVIDERFARTFWPNSSPLGSRFRIGSTGIAGVSEYEVIGVSRQMRADRLETPEGGNVFVSYIRLSKDSAPLTFVAKLDDERRLPMIGEAASSVAPRLVVRTDTIEARYRRLEGNTRLAAAITGAFGAVAWIVATAGIFAVMAFLVSGRTREIGIRMALGADRGNVLRMVFGSSLRFVVIGTALGLTAAAIASQYISTQLFGVTPTDPLTYAGVAALVITTAALATWWPARQAARVDPAITLRAE from the coding sequence ATGTATCGCCTGTTGCTTCTCCTCCTGCCCCCCCAACGCCGCGCGATGTACGGCGCGGAGATGAACGACGTGTTCGTAACGCTGTGTGCGCACGCTCGACAAGAGCGCGGATGGGTCGGCGTCATCGCCACCTGGATGAAGGAGGCGCTGGGCATGACGAAGTTTGCGTGGCGCGAACGCGGCGGCGGCAGCCCTGATGTGCGCCTCCACGAAACGCGCGGGCCCAGGCCTTTCAACCACGACGAGTGGCGCTGGGCGTGGCGCGGCGTCCGCGCGCGAGGATGGCGCACCGTGTTTGTGGTGCTGCTCTTCGGCCTCGCATTGGGTGCGAACGCCGTCGTCTTTGCCGCAGCCGATGCATTTGTATTCCGCACGCTGCCCTACGATCGCCCGGATGGACTCGTGGTGATGCAACGGTCCTCCCGGGGGCTTCTTGGTGTCAGCGACTACACGTATCGCGACGCGATCTTTGAGTGGCGCAAGCACACCGACCTGTTTGCGGGTGTCCACGCGCACGATCGAGGCGCGTCTGCGTACCTGACCGCGGATGGTTCTACCGAGGTGGTTCGCGCGCAGCGTGTCACGCCGGGGATGTTTGAGCTGCTCGGAGTGTTGCCCGCGATCGGCAGACCGTTTTTGCCGGCGGACGCTGTGAAAGGCGCCCCTCCGGTCGTTGTGATCAGCGACGCACTTGCGCGCCGGTTATTCGGGGGGGCCGATCTGGCAGTCGGCCAGACCTTCTTCACCGGCACCGACACGCCCGAAGTGATTGGCGTCATGGCGCCGGCGTTCCGGTTCCCTACCGCGGCCGAGCAGATCTGGCGGCCACTCGATCTGGAAACGCAGCCCTACAATTCGGGTGTCGCCCATATCGCGCGTCTCGCACCGGGCGTGACGTTGGACGAGGCTGCGGCGGCCGTGACGAATCGCCTGCCCGCTGTCGCCGCAGTTGTGCCTGAAGATTCGCGACGGCTCCTGAACCGCGCGATCCGGGATAAGGAGCTCTCCCTGAATTCACTCGCCGGCTTCCGGCGGCAGGCAGATGTATCCCTGATTTTTTCTGTGCTTGTTGGCGCGGCGGTCAGCCTGCTGCTCATTGCGTGCGCAAATGTCGTCAGCCTGGAGCTCGCGTCGGCGTCTTCGAGGCTTCGCACGCTATCGGTGCAATCGGCTCTGGGCGCCACGCGGGCGTCGCTGGTCCGCGTATGTCTGCTCGAAGGCGGACTGCTCATGGTGTTGAGCGCGGCGACCGCGACCGGCATCGCACTGTGGGGCACCGGTGTGCTCTCTGATCAACTCACCGTCAGCATGCGTGAGGCGCTGGCGAACCCTGTGGATGTGGACCTGCGTGCACTGGCGCTCATGGTGGGTCTTGCAGCAATGGCGTGGGTGATGACCGTCACGCCGACCCTCGTGCGCGTGTCCAGTCTCTCGGTCGTCTCGGGCCTGCGCCACGATCCCAGAACCATGCCTGTCTCACGCGCGGGGGCGCGAACGCGCCAGTGGCTCATGACGTCGCAGGTGGCCCTCACGGTGCTGCTCCTGGTCGGCGCGCTCCTGTACATCCGCACGTACGAAGCCCGCGTGGGGCTCGACAAGGGCCTGGATGCCAGCGCGGTGGCGACGCTTCAGGTGTACCAGGCGCCGGACGGCAAACGCGAGCCCGCCGAACTGGAAGCGGAGTTGCTGGCCCGGCTCCGTGGCCTGCCCGGAGTGCTGGCCGTGGCGCGCACCTGGAACCTGCCGCCGTCAACACAGTCTGGCGCAAGCGGTCCGATCCGCATCAACGGCGACGTGGTCGACACAGGTAACAAGTGGACGATGGTGTCGCACTACAGCGTGGACCCTGATTACTTTCGGGTGATGTCGATCACGCTGCTATCCGGACAGTTCTTTGATGCGACCTCGCGGCCTGAACACGTCGTGATCGACGAGCGGTTTGCGCGCACGTTCTGGCCCAACAGTTCTCCGCTCGGCTCCAGGTTTCGCATCGGTTCGACGGGTATTGCCGGTGTCAGTGAATATGAAGTCATTGGCGTCAGCCGGCAAATGCGCGCGGACCGGCTCGAGACTCCGGAAGGCGGGAACGTCTTTGTGTCGTACATTCGGCTGTCTAAGGATTCCGCGCCACTGACTTTTGTCGCGAAGCTCGACGATGAGCGCCGGCTGCCTATGATCGGAGAGGCTGCGAGTTCGGTGGCGCCGCGACTTGTGGTGCGCACAGACACCATCGAGGCGCGCTATCGCAGGCTTGAAGGCAACACCCGCCTGGCCGCAGCCATCACCGGCGCGTTTGGTGCCGTCGCGTGGATCGTGGCAACGGCGGGTATCTTTGCCGTCATGGCGTTCCTCGTCTCGGGTCGCACGCGCGAGATCGGCATCCGGATGGCGCTTGGCGCGGATCGCGGCAACGTGTTGCGGATGGTCTTCGGGTCGTCGCTCCGGTTTGTTGTGATTGGCACGGCCCTGGGCTTGACGGCCGCAGCTATCGCCAGCCAGTACATCTCGACGCAACTGTTTGGCGTCACGCCCACCGACCCATTGACCTACGCCGGAGTCGCCGCGCTTGTCATCACCACCGCCGCGCTTGCGACGTGGTGGCCGGCGCGACAAGCCGCGCGCGTCGATCCGGCGATTACATTGCGCGCGGAGTAG
- a CDS encoding beta-lactamase family protein, whose translation MRVRAVVVVACVGLVCGLRPLASQEPTFAARLETLRTQSNLPAVAGATFSSAEVSAVSAIGVRKMGDTTPVTPDDLWHIGSITKSFTSLLTAKFVERGEMSWTSTLGDLLGPRAGKFAPVTLAQLLSHRAGLPANVLPGMMASVAQGAPTVDVQRQRVIDAALATDPTAAPGAAYLYSNLGYIIAGAILEAKSKRAWEDLVRDEVLSPLGLASAGHGPPGVPNLLTQPRGHRRATSGTLTPVEPGVGADNPPYLGPAGRLHMTVGDLARWGQAHLRGERGQDGIVKVDTFKRLHQPDAGATYAMGWVSQATPDRRVIWHNGSNTFWYAIVAFDAAADRGVVIMTNGSIGAAQAVDAAAMAAIRGPRP comes from the coding sequence ATGCGCGTAAGAGCTGTCGTTGTTGTGGCGTGTGTCGGTCTGGTGTGTGGCCTTCGGCCTCTCGCGTCGCAGGAGCCGACATTTGCGGCGCGCCTGGAAACCCTGCGCACACAGTCCAATCTGCCCGCCGTGGCGGGCGCGACGTTTTCGTCCGCGGAGGTGTCGGCGGTCAGCGCCATCGGCGTGCGGAAGATGGGCGACACGACACCGGTGACTCCGGACGACCTCTGGCACATCGGGTCGATCACCAAGTCGTTCACGTCACTGCTGACGGCCAAGTTCGTGGAACGCGGTGAGATGTCGTGGACATCCACGCTGGGCGACCTGCTCGGCCCGCGCGCCGGCAAGTTCGCGCCGGTGACGCTGGCGCAGTTGCTGAGTCATCGCGCCGGTCTGCCCGCGAACGTGTTGCCTGGCATGATGGCGTCGGTCGCACAAGGTGCGCCAACGGTGGATGTGCAGCGGCAACGCGTGATCGACGCCGCGCTCGCGACAGATCCGACCGCCGCGCCCGGCGCCGCGTACCTTTACTCGAATCTCGGCTACATCATTGCGGGCGCGATCCTGGAAGCGAAGTCGAAGAGGGCTTGGGAGGACCTTGTGCGCGACGAAGTGCTGTCACCCCTCGGTCTCGCCAGTGCAGGCCATGGCCCTCCCGGCGTGCCCAATCTGCTCACCCAGCCCCGAGGCCATCGTCGTGCCACGAGCGGCACACTGACGCCGGTCGAGCCCGGCGTCGGTGCTGACAACCCGCCCTACCTCGGTCCTGCGGGCAGGTTGCACATGACGGTGGGCGATCTTGCGCGATGGGGACAGGCGCATCTTCGCGGTGAGCGGGGTCAGGACGGCATCGTCAAGGTGGACACGTTCAAGCGGCTGCATCAGCCCGACGCCGGTGCCACCTACGCGATGGGCTGGGTCTCGCAGGCGACGCCCGACCGGCGCGTCATCTGGCACAACGGCTCCAATACCTTCTGGTACGCCATCGTCGCCTTCGATGCCGCGGCCGATCGCGGCGTGGTGATCATGACCAACGGCAGCATCGGCGCCGCGCAGGCGGTGGACGCGGCCGCGATGGCGGCGATCAGAGGTCCGCGGCCTTGA
- a CDS encoding RNA polymerase sigma factor gives MSDHDATLTRWLTEHRGILVRISRAYAVDAADEEDLQQDILLALWRSLPSFRADAKPSTWIFQVALNVALTRRRAAGRRPAHDPLDESHEPAADGEGAAMQRMEWTAVLRALRHMAPIDRAILILALEGASQQDTAEILGITTGNAGVKLHRARRRLMELLEA, from the coding sequence ATGAGTGACCACGACGCCACGCTCACCCGCTGGCTTACAGAGCATCGCGGCATCCTGGTTCGCATCAGCCGCGCCTATGCCGTCGATGCTGCCGACGAAGAAGACCTGCAACAGGACATCCTGCTCGCGTTGTGGCGGTCGCTGCCCTCGTTTCGCGCAGATGCCAAGCCGTCCACCTGGATCTTCCAGGTGGCGCTCAACGTGGCCTTGACGCGCCGCCGTGCCGCCGGTCGCCGCCCCGCGCACGACCCGCTCGACGAGAGCCATGAACCGGCGGCCGATGGTGAGGGCGCCGCGATGCAACGGATGGAGTGGACCGCGGTTCTGCGCGCTCTGCGTCACATGGCCCCCATCGATCGCGCCATCCTGATTCTTGCGCTCGAAGGCGCGTCGCAGCAGGACACCGCAGAGATCCTTGGGATTACGACCGGTAACGCCGGCGTCAAGCTCCATCGGGCTCGTCGCCGCCTTATGGAACTCCTGGAGGCTTGA
- a CDS encoding glycosyltransferase family 39 protein: MSLLGGFSGVRGTIPNSEDLAPTRRQLGWLTAIVACGISLRLAALYWQMSLPTFGWSNPDQYLSDAASLTQSGSWVWTVSAIQYNWGGVTWLLPPGYPVFLSLFYRADSASPFAAAIAQCLVGGATTIPMFFLARALHNVRAGLVAAFIWAIWFSGMSGVNLFVQEQLYIPLLVLALAVLAVCLRRQGGLGQFVLAGVCLGLASLTRAMPLFFMVGLVPLVWLFGPTRKAGLHRSLALLAGFLLLVAPYISWVSLTHGELVLIDNHMSILHAKPGGTNPTGLWTTATAFAREIIAQPGEKLDMARGMFNVYGPSWLYHHGAASTAFERAMTGVMVHVVLDTLFVFVCVLAPIGFAVARQRQVGFVLISWSAFVVAASVAAGFSGPRYRAPLEVALVCGASVLLGGRWRIPGRWIGLLGVGSALGFVLLLGSPYIKSWDARVPYGFDEWIRLNDDRFKARAQGNAGFYLPSIGGAFVFDVEPVAGAAEIYLTVKQEGVPVRTVHATRGQPTQVRLPMVDRNVTFIETIPITSTGASVPDAAYRLRAAR, from the coding sequence GTGAGCCTTCTCGGCGGATTTTCTGGTGTGCGTGGCACGATTCCCAATTCCGAGGACCTCGCTCCGACGCGCAGGCAACTTGGATGGCTGACTGCAATTGTGGCGTGCGGCATCAGCCTCCGCCTCGCGGCACTTTATTGGCAGATGAGTCTGCCGACGTTCGGCTGGAGTAACCCGGACCAATACCTCTCGGACGCAGCAAGCCTGACTCAGTCCGGCTCCTGGGTATGGACCGTGAGCGCCATCCAGTACAACTGGGGCGGCGTGACGTGGTTGCTTCCGCCAGGCTACCCGGTCTTCCTGTCGCTTTTCTATCGAGCCGACTCTGCGAGTCCATTTGCTGCCGCAATCGCTCAGTGCTTGGTTGGTGGAGCCACCACGATTCCAATGTTCTTTCTTGCTCGGGCCCTGCACAACGTTCGTGCAGGTTTGGTGGCTGCCTTCATCTGGGCGATCTGGTTTTCGGGTATGTCCGGCGTCAACCTGTTCGTCCAGGAGCAGCTGTACATTCCGCTGTTGGTATTGGCCCTGGCCGTACTGGCGGTCTGTCTGCGGAGACAAGGCGGACTGGGTCAATTCGTCTTGGCGGGCGTCTGTCTGGGCCTGGCATCGCTGACTCGAGCCATGCCCCTGTTTTTTATGGTTGGGCTCGTGCCCCTTGTCTGGCTGTTCGGGCCGACTCGGAAGGCAGGTCTTCATCGATCGTTGGCGTTGTTGGCGGGATTCCTCTTGCTCGTCGCGCCCTACATATCCTGGGTCAGCCTCACGCATGGGGAGCTTGTCTTGATCGACAACCACATGTCGATCCTGCATGCGAAACCGGGCGGCACCAATCCCACTGGCCTCTGGACAACCGCCACCGCATTCGCGCGAGAAATCATTGCGCAGCCCGGCGAAAAACTCGACATGGCACGCGGGATGTTTAATGTCTACGGTCCAAGCTGGCTGTACCACCATGGGGCCGCCAGCACGGCTTTCGAAAGAGCCATGACCGGCGTGATGGTGCACGTCGTTCTCGACACGCTCTTCGTCTTCGTTTGTGTGCTGGCGCCAATCGGTTTCGCCGTGGCCAGACAAAGGCAGGTCGGATTCGTCTTGATCAGCTGGTCCGCATTCGTCGTGGCAGCGTCCGTGGCGGCTGGTTTTTCTGGCCCCAGGTATCGTGCCCCACTCGAGGTGGCGCTGGTCTGTGGCGCATCAGTTCTGCTTGGCGGTCGTTGGAGAATCCCCGGGCGTTGGATTGGACTTCTCGGCGTCGGTTCAGCCCTCGGCTTTGTCCTGCTGCTGGGATCGCCATACATCAAGTCCTGGGACGCCCGCGTGCCGTACGGGTTCGACGAGTGGATCAGACTCAACGATGATCGCTTCAAGGCGCGAGCGCAGGGCAACGCGGGGTTTTATCTCCCCTCAATCGGCGGCGCCTTTGTCTTCGATGTCGAGCCGGTTGCCGGAGCTGCCGAGATCTATCTGACCGTGAAACAAGAGGGAGTTCCGGTCAGGACCGTTCACGCCACAAGGGGCCAGCCCACCCAGGTGCGTCTGCCGATGGTCGATCGAAATGTCACGTTTATCGAGACCATTCCCATAACGAGCACAGGGGCGAGCGTTCCGGACGCGGCCTACCGGCTCCGGGCGGCTCGCTAG
- a CDS encoding phosphodiester glycosidase family protein: MTRRASMLFALLTLACGAAQGPQAPGAWLSAPDQVARGVEFFTSTDSTLVDPAGPISVSLLRLDPAHARLSSLLSNDQVMYAEPVLEMATRAKSLAAVNAGFFNINNGEPIGLLKVAGELVSDTPIPKGAIAIWSPADGRTSLAFDQVSARVELHALSAGRSVVVPIDGVDTTRARGKLMLYSPKYHEHTDTAGNGVEWVLSGKPLTVTAVRRDAGSTPIPADGLVLSYGGLELPDQLRVLEPGVTVEMRRTWTSVHGLESDRLESADHVVNGAGLLRRSGVSLTSWDVEKFSGAAFIQSRHPRTMVGVDRMGFIWLAVVDGRQQVSVGMSFAELQRLADRLELTDALNLDGGGSSTMVVRGKIVNRPSDAAGARAVSDAIGVTVR; encoded by the coding sequence ATGACACGTCGAGCTTCGATGTTGTTCGCGCTGTTGACGCTGGCCTGCGGCGCGGCTCAGGGCCCCCAGGCCCCCGGCGCCTGGCTCAGCGCACCCGATCAGGTGGCCCGCGGCGTGGAGTTCTTCACATCCACCGATTCAACGCTGGTTGACCCCGCAGGGCCGATTTCTGTGTCGCTCCTGCGGCTCGATCCCGCCCACGCGCGGCTCAGCAGCCTGCTGTCGAACGATCAGGTCATGTACGCCGAGCCCGTGCTGGAAATGGCCACCCGCGCCAAGTCACTGGCCGCAGTTAACGCCGGGTTCTTCAACATCAACAACGGTGAACCCATCGGTCTGCTGAAGGTGGCCGGCGAACTCGTCAGCGATACACCAATCCCCAAAGGCGCCATCGCGATCTGGTCGCCAGCCGACGGGCGCACCTCGCTTGCCTTCGATCAGGTGAGCGCTCGAGTGGAACTCCACGCCCTCAGCGCCGGCCGCTCCGTTGTCGTACCGATCGACGGCGTTGATACCACGCGTGCGCGCGGCAAGCTGATGCTCTATTCGCCGAAGTATCACGAACACACCGACACCGCGGGCAACGGCGTGGAGTGGGTGCTCAGCGGAAAGCCACTCACAGTCACGGCCGTGAGGCGCGACGCGGGGAGTACGCCGATTCCGGCTGATGGTCTTGTGTTGTCGTACGGCGGACTCGAACTTCCCGACCAACTGCGCGTGCTTGAGCCTGGTGTGACAGTCGAGATGCGCCGAACGTGGACGTCTGTCCACGGCCTCGAAAGCGACCGTCTCGAATCCGCCGATCACGTCGTCAATGGCGCGGGACTCCTCCGCCGGAGCGGTGTCTCGCTGACAAGTTGGGACGTGGAGAAATTCAGCGGCGCGGCCTTCATCCAGTCGCGTCACCCGAGGACGATGGTGGGGGTGGATCGGATGGGGTTCATCTGGCTGGCGGTGGTGGACGGAAGGCAGCAGGTGAGTGTGGGGATGTCGTTCGCCGAGCTGCAGCGCCTGGCGGATCGGCTGGAGCTCACAGATGCGTTGAACCTCGATGGTGGCGGGTCCAGCACGATGGTGGTGCGCGGCAAGATCGTCAATCGACCGTCGGATGCCGCAGGCGCCAGAGCCGTCAGCGACGCGATCGGCGTTACGGTGAGGTGA
- a CDS encoding LD-carboxypeptidase encodes MNRRTFLLGSAAPLLAAGSFRRTPQPTGTIRPVRLRPGDTVGLVAPASATFQQVELDIARESLEALGLKVKVGRHIMDRHGSLGGQDKDRAADINRFFDDSSVKAVLPTRGGWGTSRLLPLLDYDTIRRNPKVLMGFSDITALLNGIHARTGLVTFHGPNAGGRWDEYSVGLVKRVLFDGEAVTFDNPKETSDRNVLTQTENRIRTITPGRATGRLLGGNLTVLTAILGSPYVPNFDQAILFLEDVGEDWYRVDRMMTSLKLAGILSKVRGVIFGTCSECGPGEGFASFTPEEIFADHLAPLGVPAWHGAMIGHAQPQWTLPVGAMVTIDASLGTVAMTESGVT; translated from the coding sequence ATGAACCGGCGCACATTTCTCCTCGGTTCCGCGGCTCCATTGCTTGCGGCTGGCTCGTTCAGGCGCACCCCGCAGCCGACTGGCACGATCAGGCCGGTCCGATTGCGACCGGGTGACACTGTTGGGCTGGTGGCGCCTGCCTCGGCCACATTTCAGCAGGTGGAACTCGACATCGCGCGTGAGTCGCTTGAGGCGCTGGGTCTCAAGGTCAAAGTGGGCCGGCACATCATGGACCGGCACGGGTCGCTCGGAGGCCAGGACAAGGACCGCGCGGCTGACATCAATCGGTTTTTTGACGACTCAAGCGTGAAGGCCGTGCTTCCCACGCGAGGCGGCTGGGGCACGTCGCGGCTGCTGCCGCTACTTGACTACGACACCATCCGGCGCAATCCGAAGGTGTTGATGGGTTTCAGTGACATCACGGCGCTGCTCAACGGCATCCACGCGCGCACCGGCCTTGTGACCTTTCACGGTCCGAATGCGGGCGGGCGGTGGGACGAATACTCGGTGGGGTTGGTCAAGCGCGTGCTCTTCGACGGCGAGGCGGTGACGTTTGATAACCCGAAGGAAACAAGCGACCGCAACGTGCTCACCCAGACAGAGAATCGCATTCGCACCATCACGCCTGGCCGAGCCACCGGTCGGCTGCTCGGCGGGAATCTGACTGTGCTGACGGCAATTCTTGGGTCGCCCTACGTGCCGAACTTTGATCAGGCGATTCTGTTCCTCGAGGATGTGGGCGAAGACTGGTATCGCGTGGACCGGATGATGACGTCACTCAAACTCGCCGGCATCCTGAGCAAGGTGCGCGGCGTCATTTTCGGCACCTGCAGCGAGTGCGGCCCGGGCGAAGGCTTCGCGTCGTTTACGCCCGAAGAGATCTTCGCCGACCACCTGGCGCCGCTCGGTGTGCCGGCCTGGCACGGTGCGATGATCGGCCACGCACAACCTCAGTGGACCCTGCCCGTCGGCGCGATGGTCACCATCGATGCGAGTCTTGGGACGGTGGCAATGACGGAGAGCGGGGTCACATAG